In a genomic window of Sutcliffiella sp. FSL R7-0096:
- the murD gene encoding UDP-N-acetylmuramoyl-L-alanine--D-glutamate ligase has product MRQINHYKGKNVLVLGLAKSGTATANLLHKLGANVIVNDRSPLEGNEQAQYLQSKGMEVVCGGHPASIFDKRIDVVFKNPGIPYSNPLVELAIQKGISVLTEVELAYQISEAPFIGITGSNGKTTTTTLIDEMLAADQKFPLIAGNIGKVSVEVAQEASGKNVMVTELSSFQLMGIDTFRPKISVLLNIFEAHLDYHGTLDEYAKAKARIFKNQTSDDLAVVNADDTQVMRLAEGIKPSLVPFSTTTKVDGAYLEDGYVCFKEEKVMAIEDIVLPGKHNLENILAAVAAVKLIGTSDSAIHNVLSNFSGVKHRLQFIGEIEGRRFYNDSKATNILATQKALSAFGENVILLAGGLDRGNDFDDLLPFLANVKVLVTFGETAEKLKRTATSAGIKQIKHVDNVEKAVTVAYEMSESGDVILLSPACASWDQYKTFEQRGDIFIDAVHKLK; this is encoded by the coding sequence ATGAGACAAATCAACCATTACAAAGGTAAAAATGTCCTTGTCCTTGGATTAGCCAAAAGTGGAACGGCAACTGCTAATCTATTACATAAACTAGGTGCAAATGTAATTGTGAACGACAGAAGCCCATTGGAAGGAAATGAGCAGGCTCAGTATTTACAATCCAAAGGAATGGAAGTTGTATGCGGGGGGCATCCTGCAAGCATTTTTGACAAAAGGATAGATGTTGTGTTTAAAAACCCCGGCATTCCTTATAGTAATCCGTTAGTGGAACTTGCAATCCAAAAGGGCATATCCGTTTTAACAGAAGTGGAACTTGCTTATCAAATCAGTGAAGCTCCTTTTATTGGTATCACCGGTTCCAATGGAAAAACGACAACCACTACGTTGATTGATGAAATGCTTGCTGCGGATCAAAAATTCCCTCTAATTGCAGGTAATATCGGAAAAGTATCCGTCGAGGTAGCGCAGGAAGCATCAGGAAAAAATGTAATGGTTACGGAATTGTCCTCCTTTCAATTGATGGGAATTGACACTTTCCGTCCAAAGATATCCGTTCTGTTGAACATTTTCGAAGCGCATCTGGATTATCACGGAACACTTGATGAGTATGCTAAAGCAAAAGCAAGGATCTTCAAGAATCAAACCAGTGATGATTTGGCAGTGGTCAATGCAGATGATACGCAAGTGATGAGACTAGCTGAAGGGATCAAACCGTCACTTGTACCATTCTCTACTACGACTAAAGTGGATGGAGCGTATCTAGAAGATGGATACGTATGCTTTAAAGAGGAGAAAGTGATGGCTATTGAGGATATCGTGCTTCCGGGGAAGCATAATCTGGAAAATATCTTAGCCGCAGTTGCTGCTGTGAAACTTATAGGTACCAGCGATAGTGCCATCCATAATGTGCTTTCCAACTTTTCAGGTGTAAAGCATCGACTACAGTTCATTGGGGAAATAGAGGGAAGGCGCTTCTATAATGATTCAAAAGCAACAAACATACTGGCAACACAAAAAGCACTTTCGGCCTTTGGCGAAAATGTCATCCTGCTTGCAGGAGGACTTGATCGGGGAAATGATTTTGATGATCTCCTTCCATTCCTTGCAAATGTCAAAGTGCTTGTGACCTTTGGTGAAACTGCGGAGAAATTGAAGAGAACAGCTACTTCAGCTGGAATAAAACAAATAAAACATGTCGATAATGTGGAAAAAGCCGTAACGGTTGCCTATGAGATGTCTGAAAGCGGAGATGTTATTCTATTGTCACCTGCTTGTGCAAGTTGGGATCAATATAAAACATTTGAGCAACGAGGAGACATTTTTATAGACGCCGTGCATAAGCTTAAATAA
- the spoVE gene encoding stage V sporulation protein E: protein MANKRSTPDIILILTTLTLLAVGLIMVYSASAVWADYKFQDTFFFAKRQLLFAGLGVVAMFFIMNVDYWTWRTWAKLIILVCFFLLVVVLIPGIGMERNGSRSWIGVGAFSVQPSEFMKIAMITFLAKYLSENQKKITSFKKGLVPSLSLVFLAFGMIMLQPDLGTGTVMVGTCIVMIYVAGARISHFVGLGLIGVAGFVVLVLSAPYRIKRITSFLNPWEDPLGSGFQIIQSLYAIGPGGLLGLGLGQSRQKFFYLPEPQTDFIFAILAEELGFIGGSFVVLLFALLLWRGIRIALGAPDLYGSFLAVGIIAMIAIQVIINVGVVTGLMPVTGITLPFLSYGGSSLTLMLLAVGVLLNISRYAKY from the coding sequence TTGGCAAATAAGCGATCAACCCCGGACATAATATTAATCTTAACCACCTTGACCCTGCTCGCGGTCGGACTTATCATGGTGTACAGTGCAAGTGCGGTATGGGCTGATTACAAGTTCCAGGACACTTTCTTCTTTGCCAAACGGCAGCTGCTCTTTGCCGGATTAGGTGTGGTGGCGATGTTCTTTATCATGAATGTGGACTATTGGACATGGAGAACTTGGGCAAAGCTCATTATACTTGTTTGCTTCTTCCTTCTAGTCGTTGTATTAATTCCAGGCATAGGGATGGAACGAAATGGTTCGCGAAGTTGGATCGGGGTGGGTGCCTTCTCCGTTCAACCATCGGAATTTATGAAAATTGCGATGATCACCTTTCTTGCCAAATATCTAAGTGAAAATCAAAAGAAAATCACCTCCTTTAAAAAAGGATTGGTTCCAAGTCTTTCGCTTGTCTTTTTGGCTTTTGGGATGATCATGTTGCAGCCCGACCTAGGAACCGGAACTGTAATGGTGGGTACTTGTATTGTCATGATTTATGTTGCTGGTGCAAGAATCAGTCATTTCGTGGGGCTTGGGCTTATTGGTGTGGCTGGATTCGTTGTTCTTGTGTTATCCGCTCCATATCGAATAAAACGGATCACCTCTTTTTTAAATCCTTGGGAAGATCCTTTAGGAAGTGGGTTTCAGATCATTCAATCCTTGTATGCAATAGGCCCAGGGGGGCTCCTGGGACTTGGGCTTGGGCAAAGCAGACAGAAGTTCTTCTACTTACCAGAACCCCAAACGGATTTCATTTTTGCCATCCTTGCAGAGGAACTGGGCTTTATCGGGGGATCATTTGTCGTTCTTCTTTTTGCCCTTCTGTTATGGCGAGGGATAAGGATTGCTTTGGGGGCGCCTGATCTGTATGGGAGCTTTTTGGCAGTTGGAATCATTGCGATGATCGCCATTCAGGTTATCATTAATGTAGGGGTGGTAACGGGACTTATGCCTGTTACCGGAATTACCCTTCCATTCCTCAGCTACGGTGGTTCATCCTTAACACTCATGTTACTTGCAGTAGGCGTTCTTTTAAATATAAGTAGATACGCAAAATATTGA
- the murB gene encoding UDP-N-acetylmuramate dehydrogenase: MEQLVKELKDKEVGKVLTKEPLANHTTMKIGGPADVLVEPKSLEMLQETMKIINRHNVKWTAIGRGSNLLVSDLGIEGVVIKLGAGMDHMELKENEVHVGGGYSLIKLVTIISKKGLSNLEFAAGIPGTVGGAVYMNAGAHGSDMSKVLKKAHILFEDGKMEWLTAEQLKFSYRTSLLQKERPGICLEAVLNVGEGNREEIVALLQKNKDYRRDTQPFNYPCAGSIFRNPLPNYAGQLIEKAGLKGYKIGGAKVSDMHANFIVNDGGAKAQDVLDLIGYIKKTILEEDNIQLETEVEIIGRK; encoded by the coding sequence TTGGAACAATTAGTAAAGGAATTAAAAGATAAGGAAGTAGGTAAAGTCCTTACGAAAGAACCATTGGCGAACCATACGACCATGAAAATCGGTGGGCCTGCCGATGTTTTGGTAGAACCGAAGAGCCTGGAAATGCTTCAAGAAACGATGAAAATCATCAATCGTCATAATGTGAAGTGGACAGCGATTGGACGCGGATCTAACCTATTGGTTTCAGATCTAGGAATAGAAGGAGTCGTCATCAAGCTTGGAGCTGGTATGGATCATATGGAGTTGAAAGAGAACGAAGTCCATGTTGGCGGCGGCTATTCCTTGATAAAGCTTGTGACCATCATCAGCAAAAAAGGACTTTCTAATCTTGAGTTTGCCGCAGGCATCCCTGGAACAGTCGGAGGGGCGGTCTATATGAACGCAGGCGCCCATGGATCAGACATGTCCAAAGTACTGAAAAAAGCCCATATTCTGTTTGAGGATGGAAAGATGGAATGGCTCACTGCGGAACAATTAAAGTTTTCCTACCGTACCTCTCTGCTACAAAAAGAGAGACCAGGCATCTGTCTTGAAGCGGTGTTGAATGTAGGAGAGGGAAACAGGGAGGAGATTGTCGCCCTGCTCCAAAAGAATAAAGATTATCGCAGGGACACCCAACCTTTTAACTACCCTTGTGCGGGAAGCATTTTCAGAAATCCGCTTCCAAATTATGCAGGTCAGCTTATTGAAAAAGCGGGGCTAAAGGGCTATAAGATAGGGGGAGCGAAAGTCTCCGATATGCATGCCAATTTCATCGTCAATGATGGAGGGGCTAAAGCTCAAGATGTCTTGGACTTGATTGGATATATCAAGAAGACAATCCTTGAGGAAGACAATATTCAACTGGAAACCGAGGTTGAAATTATAGGAAGAAAATAG
- a CDS encoding FtsQ-type POTRA domain-containing protein: MEKGKVLTLEDRVPKIKQQRKQKANRRLVIYLSLFFILLFLIIYSQSSLSKVSGITVDGNVHVTEDEIIKLSEITKETSIWRVNEETVAEMIQQHKEISGTVVQRKFPNSVEISIEEYKRIAYIYESGNYYPVMENGKMLSVMDDEDALPDDAPLMMNWKNGEMVENFIGELIKLPESIIYSISEIHHTPSDIDPYHITMFMNDGFEVSATVRDFSSKMLAYPSIVEQLDPSVKGVINLEVGTFFKPYETAGEEEEETDESDR; the protein is encoded by the coding sequence ATGGAAAAAGGGAAAGTATTGACGTTAGAAGATCGTGTACCTAAAATCAAACAGCAGAGAAAGCAAAAGGCAAACAGGAGATTGGTTATATATCTGTCCTTATTTTTCATTTTATTGTTTTTGATTATTTACTCGCAATCTTCATTGAGTAAGGTCTCCGGGATCACAGTAGATGGGAATGTCCATGTGACGGAAGATGAGATCATTAAATTAAGTGAGATTACGAAAGAGACAAGCATCTGGAGAGTGAATGAAGAGACCGTCGCTGAAATGATCCAGCAACATAAAGAAATTTCTGGAACTGTGGTTCAAAGGAAGTTTCCAAATAGTGTAGAAATCAGTATTGAAGAATATAAACGGATTGCATATATATATGAAAGCGGGAATTATTATCCTGTCATGGAAAACGGTAAAATGCTTTCTGTTATGGACGATGAAGATGCTCTTCCTGATGATGCACCACTCATGATGAATTGGAAAAATGGAGAAATGGTCGAGAACTTTATTGGAGAATTGATCAAACTACCGGAATCCATCATCTATTCCATCTCGGAGATACATCATACTCCGTCTGACATCGATCCTTATCATATCACCATGTTTATGAATGATGGCTTTGAAGTAAGTGCAACCGTCAGAGACTTCTCGAGCAAGATGCTTGCCTACCCTTCTATCGTTGAACAATTGGATCCATCTGTTAAGGGCGTCATCAACCTGGAGGTAGGAACTTTTTTCAAGCCATATGAAACAGCTGGAGAGGAAGAGGAAGAAACAGATGAAAGTGACAGGTAA
- a CDS encoding DUF881 domain-containing protein, with product MKVTGKHVVLSFVCLVLGFIVSYSYQLTQEEEVLGTDRQWQRDRAIREALIRTEERNLELQLELQEKQEAVQTIEEELATGEQLLFNLVEDVDKLRMYNGNVKVQGEGVEVTLADASYVPSEENINNYIVHESHVFKVMNEMFISGAAAIAINGQRITKDSYVICNGPVITIDGNQYPAPFVISAIGDSDVLIPALNILGGVKDQLIADNITVKIQKKDLVVLDPVIR from the coding sequence ATGAAAGTGACAGGTAAACATGTTGTCTTATCTTTCGTATGTCTTGTCCTTGGATTTATCGTGTCTTATTCGTATCAACTTACACAAGAGGAAGAAGTCTTGGGCACAGACAGACAATGGCAACGTGATCGAGCAATAAGGGAAGCCCTGATCAGAACGGAAGAGAGAAACTTGGAGTTGCAATTAGAGCTTCAAGAAAAACAAGAGGCAGTACAAACCATTGAAGAAGAGCTTGCCACTGGAGAACAGCTACTATTTAACCTAGTAGAGGACGTGGACAAGCTTAGAATGTACAATGGAAATGTCAAAGTCCAGGGAGAAGGGGTGGAGGTAACGTTGGCTGACGCCTCCTATGTCCCTTCCGAAGAGAATATAAATAATTATATTGTTCATGAAAGCCATGTATTCAAGGTGATGAACGAAATGTTTATATCAGGCGCTGCTGCAATCGCCATCAACGGACAAAGGATTACGAAAGATTCTTATGTCATTTGTAATGGTCCTGTCATTACGATAGATGGAAATCAATACCCTGCTCCTTTCGTCATTTCCGCTATTGGAGATTCTGACGTATTGATACCGGCACTTAATATACTTGGCGGTGTGAAGGACCAGTTGATTGCCGACAATATTACAGTGAAAATCCAGAAGAAGGATTTGGTAGTGCTTGACCCTGTTATTCGATAA